From the genome of Mycetocola spongiae, one region includes:
- a CDS encoding asparaginase, with product MTPIQSASPVLAETFSAAHAVELAQVVRSGFVESRHIGSAIVLNQHAEVIRSLGDPQAPVFPRSALKPFQAIAAMNSGVGLRSAAAVLASASHCGTQRHISVVRSMIAQAGLTEAALQCPPALPRDNASRTELLRDNVEPAPIYMECSGKHAAFLLACAQNGWPIENYLDPQHPVQLQVRDVIERFCGERPLLTGVDGCGAPVFAISLAGLARGFARIRTSSASSPFALYRNAGILADAVLSEGWAIDGPGRPDTVIVDQLGVFTKTGAEGIIAMAAPDGTTAAVKILDGSPRAAALVGLSLLVDAGAVPQDQAEATIARLPLQLSGGGAVVGEIRVSPTIIAG from the coding sequence GTGACCCCAATTCAGAGTGCTTCCCCCGTCCTGGCCGAAACATTTAGCGCGGCGCATGCCGTCGAGCTGGCTCAGGTGGTGCGCAGCGGCTTTGTGGAGTCCCGTCATATCGGTTCGGCAATTGTCCTGAACCAGCACGCCGAGGTGATCCGCTCGCTCGGCGATCCGCAGGCCCCGGTCTTTCCGCGCTCGGCGCTGAAGCCCTTCCAGGCCATCGCCGCCATGAACTCGGGTGTGGGCCTACGCTCGGCCGCCGCGGTGCTCGCGAGCGCGAGCCACTGCGGCACGCAGCGGCATATCTCGGTGGTGCGCAGCATGATCGCGCAGGCCGGCCTGACCGAGGCGGCGCTGCAGTGCCCACCCGCCCTGCCGCGCGATAACGCCTCTCGCACCGAGCTGCTGCGCGATAACGTCGAGCCCGCCCCCATCTATATGGAGTGCTCGGGTAAGCATGCCGCGTTCCTGCTGGCCTGCGCCCAAAACGGCTGGCCCATAGAAAACTATCTGGACCCCCAGCATCCCGTGCAGCTTCAGGTGCGCGATGTGATCGAGCGTTTCTGCGGCGAGCGCCCCCTCCTGACCGGGGTGGACGGCTGCGGTGCGCCGGTATTTGCGATCTCCCTCGCGGGGCTCGCCCGCGGATTTGCGCGCATTCGCACGTCCTCGGCGTCCTCGCCGTTTGCCCTATATCGTAATGCCGGCATCCTCGCCGATGCGGTGCTCTCCGAGGGATGGGCCATCGACGGCCCGGGCCGCCCGGATACCGTGATCGTGGATCAGCTGGGAGTCTTTACCAAGACCGGCGCCGAGGGCATCATCGCGATGGCCGCGCCGGATGGCACCACCGCCGCGGTGAAGATCCTCGACGGCAGCCCGCGGGCCGCGGCGCTTGTGGGCCTGAGCCTGCTCGTGGATGCCGGTGCGGTGCCCCAGGATCAGGCCGAGGCCACGATCGCCCGGCTGCCGCTGCAGCTCTCGGGCGGCGGGGCCGTGGTGGGAGAGATTCGCGTCTCCCCCACCATCATCGCCGGCTAG
- a CDS encoding amidase codes for MMIPPAPPAADLIHLRDGLRSGAINAVDLLAEMRERARRWDPLLGSYLSIFDEGALAAAREHERAREAGEVLPALSGVPLGIKALFATVEEPANAQSLVLDPRRRVGADADAVARLRAAGAVITGHNTMVEHAMGRPDPAKPFPIPRNPWDLTRWPGGSSSGTANGLAAGFFAGGLGTDTTGSIRIPAAMCGLTGLKPTHGVVPTGGCLPASPSLDHAGPIVRSARDARLLMEVLAPGFDAATPADPLRIGVPEELLTAERGVSDDTLAAVRRALGLLSERGYHIEPLALPEFDELISLTFCIAVAETYAEHAERLRTQWNDYGRSFRRLIVLGAAIPGPVLAGARERIALLRRELAERLAGFTAIATPTWPTGAAPYAASSIPADQTNFTAAWSALGFPSLSLPAGFDENGMPVGLLLTGVPGSDATLLGAGEALQEVDDTHLRAPNLEVTAAGDPGPVPDPDRDAEITGATIAPADQAPWLAALGLTLDAHEYAVIEATSRALFAATAPR; via the coding sequence ATGATGATTCCCCCTGCGCCCCCCGCCGCCGATCTTATTCACCTCCGCGATGGCCTGCGCAGCGGAGCGATTAACGCCGTGGACCTCCTCGCGGAAATGCGCGAACGCGCGCGCCGCTGGGACCCGCTGCTCGGCAGCTATCTGAGTATCTTCGACGAGGGCGCGCTGGCCGCCGCCCGGGAACACGAGCGGGCGCGGGAGGCCGGCGAGGTCCTCCCCGCACTCTCCGGGGTGCCGCTGGGTATTAAGGCGCTTTTTGCCACGGTGGAGGAACCGGCAAATGCGCAGAGCCTCGTTTTGGATCCGCGCCGCCGCGTGGGGGCCGATGCCGATGCCGTGGCCCGATTGCGCGCCGCGGGCGCGGTCATCACCGGACATAACACCATGGTGGAGCACGCGATGGGGCGTCCCGACCCCGCCAAGCCCTTCCCGATTCCCCGCAACCCCTGGGATCTCACCCGCTGGCCCGGGGGCTCCAGCTCGGGCACCGCCAATGGCCTGGCCGCCGGATTTTTTGCCGGCGGGCTGGGCACCGATACCACCGGGTCGATCCGGATCCCCGCGGCCATGTGTGGCCTCACCGGGCTTAAGCCCACCCACGGTGTGGTGCCCACCGGCGGCTGCCTGCCGGCAAGCCCCAGCCTGGATCACGCCGGACCGATCGTGCGCAGCGCCCGCGATGCCCGCCTCCTGATGGAGGTGCTTGCCCCCGGATTTGATGCCGCCACCCCCGCGGATCCGCTCCGCATCGGTGTGCCCGAGGAACTCCTCACCGCCGAGCGCGGAGTGAGCGACGATACGCTCGCGGCGGTGCGCCGCGCCCTGGGCCTGCTCTCCGAACGCGGCTATCACATCGAGCCGCTTGCGCTGCCCGAATTTGACGAGCTGATCTCGCTGACCTTTTGCATCGCGGTGGCCGAGACCTATGCCGAGCATGCCGAGCGCCTGCGCACCCAGTGGAACGATTATGGCCGTTCCTTCCGCCGCCTGATCGTGCTGGGGGCGGCCATCCCCGGGCCGGTGCTTGCGGGCGCCCGGGAACGCATCGCGCTCCTGCGCCGCGAGCTGGCCGAACGCCTCGCGGGGTTCACGGCGATCGCCACACCCACCTGGCCCACCGGGGCCGCGCCCTATGCTGCGAGCAGCATTCCCGCGGACCAAACCAATTTCACCGCCGCGTGGAGCGCCCTGGGATTCCCCTCGCTGAGCCTGCCCGCCGGATTCGACGAGAACGGCATGCCCGTGGGTCTGCTGCTGACGGGCGTGCCCGGGAGCGATGCCACGCTGCTGGGCGCGGGTGAGGCCCTGCAGGAGGTGGACGATACCCACCTGCGCGCACCAAATCTGGAGGTGACCGCGGCCGGCGATCCCGGGCCCGTACCCGATCCCGACCGGGACGCGGAGATCACGGGGGCCACCATCGCCCCCGCGGATCAGGCCCCGTGGCTCGCGGCGCTGGGGCTCACCCTGGACGCCCACGAATATGCGGTCATCGAGGCGACCAGCCGCGCGCTCTTCGCCGCCACCGCGCCGCGGTAG
- a CDS encoding TetR/AcrR family transcriptional regulator — protein sequence MTTKPTAGRVQDAELTERILDAAEDVLRVSGFSGLRVGAIATTVGCGKTAIYRRWADMEGLAADIILRYSPLGDEPDTGDFVEDLVLHQEQSMIHHRADGDRPGTRPLWAVLTEPGVRSAVAQHLTVYRRDRGRTIVARGIGRGELPPETDADALLDMVAGFAFYRTIVRDEQLTPETFRQIASSVAQAPPLRVTA from the coding sequence ATGACGACAAAACCCACCGCGGGCCGGGTCCAGGACGCCGAGCTGACCGAACGCATTCTTGATGCGGCCGAGGATGTTCTGCGCGTCTCCGGATTCTCCGGGCTGCGGGTGGGCGCCATCGCCACGACGGTGGGGTGCGGCAAAACCGCGATCTACCGGCGTTGGGCCGATATGGAGGGGCTGGCCGCGGACATCATCCTGCGCTATTCCCCGCTCGGAGACGAGCCCGATACCGGTGACTTTGTCGAGGACCTGGTTTTGCACCAGGAACAGAGCATGATTCACCACCGCGCCGATGGCGATCGCCCCGGCACCCGACCCCTGTGGGCGGTGCTCACCGAACCCGGTGTGCGCAGCGCCGTCGCCCAGCATCTCACCGTCTATCGCCGCGATCGTGGCCGCACCATTGTGGCCCGCGGGATAGGGCGCGGAGAGCTGCCCCCGGAGACGGACGCCGATGCCCTCCTGGACATGGTGGCGGGGTTTGCGTTTTATCGCACGATCGTCCGCGATGAGCAGCTGACGCCGGAAACCTTCCGCCAAATCGCCAGCTCGGTTGCGCAGGCACCACCATTACGCGTCACCGCGTAG
- a CDS encoding MFS transporter: protein MSKNPSSGSPLASSTQPAQRVVAIVGFLLFVELSSGFLQGYYSPLFGGMIEHWDITDAQITWFVTAQTLAAGVSVPVLSKLGDIFGHRRILRLTVISVAIGATLVALSPSFPLALLGRILCGPLAVWLPLEIAIVHSRLSLASSRKAIGMLVASITLGAVIGSISAGFTSNLENFTTVLLIPVVILLLCIVAVFVAVPESTERANPKIDGWGFAGLAVFMLLLLWGLQQASQAGFASLGTLLPIIGAVVVFLVWVWWERRAEVPAIDLSLITQSKLWPAYVISFIVGVIALGTQTILMTFLAGDPARLGYGFSMPASKLSLISLVSIFPAMLSSIAFARIAKRLGLLKVLLIGLSAGFIGQIGMAVLNTSLTAIIVSLIVSGLGVGLLLGALPALISEEAPLDSTGIATGLYNSLKTLGGAVAGSAFGLILASFVMPEYGAASLGGYVTVWIVCAASCLVGLLVLPTLRQNRPQTTVIQLPLDLEEKI, encoded by the coding sequence ATGTCCAAGAATCCTTCCTCGGGTTCCCCTCTCGCTTCGTCGACGCAGCCCGCGCAGCGGGTCGTCGCAATCGTCGGGTTTCTGCTCTTTGTGGAGTTGAGCAGTGGTTTTCTGCAGGGCTATTATTCGCCCCTCTTTGGCGGAATGATTGAACACTGGGATATCACCGACGCCCAGATCACCTGGTTTGTGACGGCGCAGACCCTCGCCGCGGGCGTGAGTGTTCCGGTGCTCTCCAAGCTCGGAGATATTTTTGGTCACCGCCGGATCCTCCGGCTCACCGTGATTTCGGTGGCGATCGGCGCAACGCTCGTGGCACTGTCGCCCTCGTTCCCGCTCGCCCTGCTCGGCCGCATCCTGTGTGGTCCGCTCGCGGTATGGCTGCCCCTGGAAATCGCCATCGTGCACAGCCGCCTGAGCCTCGCGTCCTCGCGTAAGGCCATCGGTATGCTGGTGGCCAGCATCACCCTGGGCGCCGTGATCGGTTCGATCTCCGCCGGTTTCACCTCGAACCTGGAAAACTTCACCACGGTTCTGCTGATCCCCGTGGTCATCCTCCTGCTCTGCATCGTGGCCGTTTTTGTGGCCGTTCCCGAGTCCACCGAGCGCGCCAATCCGAAGATCGATGGCTGGGGCTTTGCCGGGCTCGCCGTATTTATGCTGCTCCTGCTCTGGGGCCTGCAGCAGGCCTCGCAGGCCGGTTTTGCCTCGCTGGGCACGCTGCTGCCGATCATCGGCGCGGTTGTGGTCTTCCTGGTCTGGGTCTGGTGGGAGCGTCGCGCCGAGGTTCCGGCGATTGATCTCTCGCTGATCACCCAGTCCAAGCTGTGGCCCGCCTATGTCATCTCCTTCATTGTGGGTGTGATCGCGCTGGGGACGCAGACGATTCTGATGACGTTCCTCGCGGGAGACCCGGCACGCCTGGGTTATGGATTCTCGATGCCCGCGAGCAAGCTCTCGCTGATCAGCCTGGTCTCGATTTTCCCGGCGATGCTCTCCTCGATTGCCTTTGCCCGGATCGCGAAGCGCCTCGGCCTGCTGAAGGTGCTGCTGATTGGTCTCTCGGCGGGCTTTATCGGCCAGATCGGTATGGCCGTGCTGAATACCTCGCTCACGGCGATCATTGTGTCGCTGATCGTGAGCGGCCTGGGTGTGGGTCTGCTGCTGGGTGCGCTGCCCGCGCTGATCTCGGAGGAGGCTCCGCTGGATTCCACCGGTATCGCGACCGGCCTGTATAACTCGCTGAAGACCCTCGGTGGCGCCGTGGCCGGTTCGGCCTTTGGCCTGATCCTCGCCTCGTTTGTGATGCCCGAATATGGTGCCGCCTCGCTCGGCGGATATGTCACGGTGTGGATCGTCTGTGCGGCGTCCTGCCTCGTGGGCCTGCTGGTGCTGCCCACGCTGCGCCAGAACCGCCCGCAGACCACCGTTATTCAGCTGCCCCTCGACCTGGAAGAGAAGATCTAA
- a CDS encoding metal-dependent hydrolase family protein: MTTALKPHHAARLPRTPAFSGTYRLTGVNLWSGTGESVQPGSEIEVVDDRIVYAGAFRPEVTVDAGPTIDLGGVTVLPGFIDTHVHLRFALETNPLVMMSQFESQQHFLAMGTVRDTLHAGITTVRDLGGLDAGYRNAIAAGLIDGPRLHLAIAVLSPTGGHADSHLANGVDPTAGISDGFMRIVDTDDQMRLTVRELVRSEADVIKVCTTGGVSSPSDTPHDLGVPEHQVAIAVEETGRRQGQPVTSHAQGTEGILEAIRGGVSSIEHGYEIDDEGIALMIEKGTFLVPTLSSALRLPDPQKVSPVLYAKKVRWSAIAREHLTRAIRAGVRVALGTDSGVCPHGTNLTELGHLVDLGMSPAGALAAGTINAAELLRLDADLGTIEAGKLADLVFTRRDPLTEIHALADPSEIIAVVQGGRVKKDSAGLLAELPH; encoded by the coding sequence ATGACTACAGCCCTGAAGCCCCATCACGCCGCGCGCCTGCCGCGTACCCCCGCGTTTTCCGGAACGTATCGCCTGACCGGGGTGAACCTGTGGTCCGGCACCGGCGAGAGCGTGCAGCCCGGTAGCGAGATCGAGGTGGTGGACGACCGGATCGTCTATGCCGGTGCGTTCCGTCCCGAGGTCACGGTGGATGCGGGACCCACGATTGATCTTGGCGGCGTGACGGTGCTTCCGGGGTTCATCGATACCCATGTGCACCTGCGGTTTGCGCTGGAGACCAATCCGCTGGTGATGATGAGTCAGTTTGAGAGCCAGCAGCATTTCCTGGCGATGGGCACCGTGCGCGATACCCTGCATGCCGGAATCACCACCGTGCGTGACCTGGGTGGGCTGGATGCGGGCTATCGTAATGCGATTGCGGCGGGCCTGATTGATGGTCCGCGGCTGCACCTGGCCATCGCGGTGCTCTCCCCCACGGGTGGGCATGCCGATTCGCATCTGGCCAATGGGGTGGACCCGACCGCGGGCATCTCGGATGGTTTTATGCGGATCGTGGATACCGATGATCAGATGCGGCTCACGGTGCGCGAGCTCGTGCGCAGCGAGGCCGATGTGATCAAGGTGTGTACCACGGGTGGCGTGTCCAGCCCCTCCGATACCCCGCATGATCTGGGGGTTCCGGAGCATCAGGTGGCCATCGCGGTGGAGGAGACCGGGCGGCGTCAGGGCCAGCCAGTGACCTCGCATGCGCAGGGCACCGAGGGCATCCTGGAGGCCATTCGGGGCGGGGTGAGCAGCATTGAGCACGGGTATGAGATCGATGATGAGGGTATTGCCCTGATGATTGAAAAGGGCACGTTCCTGGTGCCCACGCTCAGTTCCGCGCTGCGCCTGCCGGATCCGCAGAAGGTCTCCCCGGTGCTTTATGCCAAGAAGGTCCGCTGGTCGGCCATCGCCCGCGAGCACCTGACGCGGGCGATCCGCGCCGGGGTGCGGGTGGCGCTGGGCACCGATTCGGGAGTGTGCCCGCACGGCACCAACCTGACCGAGCTGGGTCATCTTGTGGATCTGGGGATGAGCCCCGCGGGCGCGCTCGCGGCGGGCACCATTAATGCGGCCGAGCTGCTGCGCCTGGATGCCGATCTGGGCACGATCGAGGCGGGGAAGCTCGCGGATCTGGTGTTCACGCGCCGGGATCCGCTCACCGAGATTCACGCCCTCGCCGATCCCTCCGAGATCATCGCCGTGGTCCAGGGCGGCCGGGTGAAGAAGGATAGCGCGGGCCTGCTCGCGGAGCTTCCGCACTAG
- a CDS encoding PP2C family protein-serine/threonine phosphatase, which yields MSELDVRIGSQHVTRESLPDVSISWAVATDTGRKREVNQDSVIVEFPLFSVADGMGGHEAGEVASAAVVDHFRTLIAESPRVTRDGLEQALRGAVHDMAAAVGDSELGTGTTVTGVLYGDGDPTGNGWTVFNIGDSRVYRLVAGELEQLTVDHSVVQELLAAGAISAEEAETHPHGNVITRAVGLNEDPIPDYLHIDNTDGARWLVCSDGLTKELTDYGIQHFLTVSAQPADALLAMFRAALDNGGRDNITAIVFDERLHPETLPTA from the coding sequence GTGAGCGAGCTTGACGTGCGTATCGGCTCGCAGCATGTTACCCGGGAGTCCCTCCCCGACGTGAGCATCAGCTGGGCAGTCGCCACCGATACCGGACGCAAACGTGAAGTCAATCAAGACTCCGTCATCGTCGAATTTCCCCTCTTCTCCGTGGCCGACGGCATGGGCGGACACGAGGCCGGCGAGGTCGCCAGCGCCGCCGTCGTCGACCACTTCCGCACCCTCATCGCCGAATCCCCCCGCGTCACCCGCGACGGCCTCGAACAGGCCCTCCGTGGCGCCGTCCACGATATGGCCGCCGCCGTCGGCGACTCCGAACTCGGCACCGGCACCACCGTCACCGGCGTACTCTACGGCGACGGCGACCCCACCGGAAACGGCTGGACCGTCTTCAACATCGGCGACTCCCGCGTCTACCGCCTCGTCGCCGGCGAACTTGAACAACTCACCGTAGACCACTCCGTGGTCCAGGAACTCCTCGCCGCCGGAGCAATCAGCGCCGAAGAAGCCGAAACCCACCCCCACGGCAACGTCATCACCCGCGCCGTAGGCCTCAACGAAGACCCCATCCCCGACTATCTGCACATCGACAACACCGATGGCGCCCGCTGGCTCGTCTGCTCCGACGGACTCACCAAAGAACTCACCGACTACGGCATCCAGCACTTCCTCACCGTCTCCGCACAACCCGCCGACGCCCTCCTCGCAATGTTCCGCGCCGCCCTGGATAACGGCGGACGCGATAACATCACCGCAATCGTCTTTGACGAACGCCTCCACCCGGAAACCCTCCCCACCGCCTAA